The following are from one region of the Pseudomonas putida genome:
- the fabZ gene encoding 3-hydroxyacyl-ACP dehydratase FabZ codes for MMDINEIREYLPHRYPFLLVDRVTDLDYEAQSIRAYKNVSINEPFFNGHFPAHPIMPGVLIIEAMAQAAGILGFKMLDAKPADGTLYYFVGSDKLRFRQPVLPGDQLVLEAKFLSRKSMIWKFECRALVDGKPVCSAEITCAERSL; via the coding sequence ATGATGGACATCAACGAGATTCGCGAATACCTGCCTCACCGTTACCCGTTCTTGCTGGTGGACCGTGTGACGGATCTGGACTACGAGGCCCAGAGCATTCGTGCCTACAAGAATGTCAGCATCAACGAGCCGTTCTTCAACGGCCATTTCCCGGCGCACCCGATCATGCCGGGCGTTCTGATCATCGAAGCCATGGCCCAGGCCGCCGGTATCCTCGGTTTCAAGATGCTTGACGCCAAGCCGGCCGATGGCACCCTGTACTACTTCGTTGGCTCCGACAAGCTGCGTTTCCGTCAGCCGGTACTGCCGGGTGACCAGCTGGTGCTGGAAGCCAAGTTCCTCAGCCGCAAGAGCATGATCTGGAAATTCGAATGCCGCGCCCTGGTCGACGGCAAGCCGGTTTGCTCGGCAGAAATCACCTGTGCGGAACGCTCCCTATGA
- the rseP gene encoding RIP metalloprotease RseP: MTALYMIIGTLVALGVLVTFHEFGHFWVARRCGVKVLRFSVGFGTPLLRWHDRHGTEFVIAAIPLGGYVKMLDEREGEVPPALVEQSFNRKSVRQRIAIVAAGPVANFLLAILFFWVLAMLGTQQVRPVIGAVEAGSLAASAGLTAGQEIVSIDGKPTNGWSAVNLQLVRRLGESGTLQVGVREEGASAERQLQVKLDSWLKGADEPDPIQSLGLQPWRPAIVPVLAEIDPKGPAAAAGLKTGDKLLALDGVAVSEWQQVVDAVRARPQAKVVVRVERDGAALDVPVTLARKGEGKAAGGYLGAGVKGGEWPASMLREVSYGPLDAVGEGLSRTWNMSVLTLESLKKMLFGELSVKNLSGPITIAKVAGASAQSGVGDFLNFLAYLSISLGVLNLLPIPVLDGGHLLFYLVEWARGRPLSDRVQGWGVQIGISLVIGVMLLALINDLGRL, translated from the coding sequence ATGACAGCGCTCTACATGATTATCGGCACCCTCGTAGCCCTGGGCGTGCTGGTCACTTTCCATGAGTTCGGCCACTTCTGGGTGGCACGCCGCTGTGGTGTCAAGGTGCTGCGCTTCTCGGTGGGCTTCGGCACGCCGCTGCTGCGCTGGCATGACCGCCATGGCACCGAGTTCGTGATTGCGGCGATCCCGCTGGGTGGCTACGTCAAGATGCTCGACGAGCGCGAAGGCGAGGTGCCGCCGGCGCTTGTCGAGCAATCGTTCAACCGCAAGTCCGTGCGCCAGCGCATCGCGATCGTCGCGGCGGGCCCGGTTGCCAACTTCCTGCTGGCCATCCTGTTCTTCTGGGTGCTGGCGATGCTGGGGACCCAGCAGGTCCGCCCGGTGATCGGTGCGGTCGAGGCTGGCAGCCTGGCAGCATCGGCGGGCCTGACCGCAGGTCAGGAAATCGTCTCCATTGACGGCAAGCCGACCAATGGTTGGTCTGCAGTCAACCTGCAGCTGGTTCGCCGGCTGGGCGAAAGCGGCACCTTGCAGGTTGGCGTGCGTGAAGAAGGCGCCAGCGCCGAGCGCCAACTGCAAGTGAAACTGGACAGCTGGCTCAAGGGCGCTGACGAGCCGGACCCGATCCAGTCCCTGGGGCTGCAGCCTTGGCGCCCGGCGATCGTGCCGGTGTTGGCCGAGATCGATCCGAAGGGCCCGGCTGCCGCCGCGGGCCTGAAAACCGGTGACAAGCTGCTGGCCCTCGATGGCGTGGCAGTGAGCGAATGGCAGCAGGTGGTCGATGCCGTGCGGGCCCGCCCGCAAGCGAAGGTTGTGGTGCGTGTCGAGCGCGATGGTGCTGCGCTGGACGTCCCGGTCACCCTGGCGCGCAAGGGCGAGGGCAAGGCGGCCGGCGGCTATCTGGGGGCCGGAGTAAAAGGTGGCGAATGGCCTGCCAGCATGCTCCGCGAAGTCAGCTACGGCCCGCTGGATGCGGTAGGTGAGGGCCTGTCACGCACCTGGAACATGAGCGTCCTGACCCTTGAATCGCTGAAGAAAATGCTGTTCGGGGAGCTCTCGGTAAAAAACTTGAGCGGACCGATAACCATTGCTAAAGTGGCGGGCGCTTCAGCCCAGTCCGGCGTGGGGGATTTCCTGAATTTCCTGGCCTACCTGAGCATAAGCCTGGGGGTTCTTAACCTGCTGCCCATCCCGGTTCTGGATGGGGGGCATTTGCTGTTTTACCTGGTCGAGTGGGCGCGCGGTCGTCCGCTGTCGGATCGGGTGCAAGGTTGGGGGGTCCAGATCGGTATCAGTTTGGTCATAGGGGTGATGTTGCTCGCCCTGATCAACGATCTGGGTCGACTATAA
- a CDS encoding OmpH family outer membrane protein, with product MRKLTQLAVVAAALVATPAFAEMKVAVLNYQMALLESDAAKKYAVDAEKKFGPQLTKLKSLESSAKGIQDRLIKGGDKMQQQERERLELEFKQKARDFQFQSKELNEAKAVADRDMLKQLKPKLDGAVEEVIKKGGYDLVLERGAVIDVKPQYDITRQVIERMNQAR from the coding sequence GTGCGTAAGTTGACCCAACTGGCCGTAGTGGCCGCGGCGCTGGTCGCCACCCCGGCTTTCGCCGAAATGAAGGTTGCCGTCCTGAACTATCAGATGGCCTTGCTGGAATCGGATGCCGCCAAGAAGTACGCGGTAGATGCCGAGAAGAAGTTCGGCCCGCAGCTGACCAAGCTGAAAAGCCTGGAAAGCAGCGCCAAGGGCATTCAGGACCGTCTGATCAAGGGCGGCGACAAGATGCAGCAGCAGGAGCGTGAGCGCCTGGAGCTCGAGTTCAAGCAGAAGGCCCGTGACTTCCAGTTCCAGTCCAAGGAACTGAACGAAGCCAAGGCGGTTGCCGACCGCGACATGCTCAAGCAGCTGAAGCCGAAGCTGGATGGCGCTGTAGAGGAAGTGATCAAGAAGGGCGGTTACGACCTGGTCCTTGAGCGTGGCGCGGTTATCGATGTCAAACCTCAGTACGACATCACCCGCCAGGTCATCGAGCGCATGAACCAAGCCCGTTGA
- a CDS encoding phosphatidate cytidylyltransferase, giving the protein MLKQRIITALILLPVALGGFFLLNGGDFALFIGFVVTLGAWEWARLAGLMAQPLRIAYAVVVAGALMLLYILPELAPWVLGAAVIWWGLATWLVLTYPRSSELWASAACRLLIGLLVLLPAWQGLVLLKHWPLGNWLILSVMVLVWAADIGAYFSGRAFGKRKLAPQVSPGKSWEGVYGGLAVSLVITLVVGISRDWGFGQILLGLLGAALVVMSSVVGDLTESMFKRRTGIKDSSNLLPGHGGVLDRIDSLTAAIPIFAVLLWAAEWGVM; this is encoded by the coding sequence ATGCTTAAACAACGCATCATTACCGCGCTGATCCTGCTGCCGGTCGCGCTGGGTGGCTTTTTCCTGCTCAACGGTGGGGATTTCGCCCTGTTCATCGGCTTCGTGGTGACCCTCGGCGCCTGGGAGTGGGCGCGCCTGGCCGGGCTGATGGCCCAGCCGCTGCGCATCGCCTATGCCGTGGTCGTCGCCGGAGCGCTGATGCTGCTGTACATCCTTCCGGAGCTGGCGCCCTGGGTGCTGGGGGCCGCGGTGATCTGGTGGGGGTTGGCCACCTGGCTGGTGCTTACCTACCCGCGCAGCAGTGAGCTGTGGGCCAGTGCCGCCTGCCGGTTGCTGATCGGCCTGCTGGTATTGCTGCCGGCCTGGCAGGGGCTGGTGCTGCTCAAGCACTGGCCGCTGGGTAACTGGCTGATCCTGTCGGTCATGGTGCTGGTGTGGGCTGCCGATATTGGCGCGTACTTCTCTGGCCGTGCCTTCGGCAAGCGCAAGCTGGCGCCACAGGTCAGCCCGGGCAAGAGCTGGGAAGGCGTCTATGGCGGCCTGGCAGTCAGCCTGGTAATTACCCTGGTGGTCGGCATCAGTCGCGACTGGGGCTTCGGCCAGATCCTGCTGGGTCTGCTGGGTGCCGCACTGGTGGTCATGTCTTCGGTGGTCGGTGACCTGACCGAAAGCATGTTCAAGCGCCGTACCGGCATCAAGGACAGTAGCAACCTGTTGCCTGGTCACGGTGGGGTGCTCGACCGCATCGACAGCCTGACCGCGGCGATCCCGATTTTCGCCGTGCTGCTGTGGGCGGCTGAATGGGGTGTGATGTGA
- the ispC gene encoding 1-deoxy-D-xylulose-5-phosphate reductoisomerase, with product MSRPQRITVLGATGSIGLSTLDVIARHPDRYQVFALSGYSRIDELLALCVRHRPAFAVVPGAEAAMRLRESLVAAGCATEVLEGEAGLCQVASAPEVDAVMAAIVGAAGLRPTLAAVEAGKKVLLANKEALVMSGALFMDAVRRSGAVLLPIDSEHNAIFQCMPGDYARGLSAVGVRRILLTASGGPFRETPVEALLDVTPEQACAHPNWSMGRKISVDSASMMNKGLELIEACWLFDAAPAKVEVVVHPQSVIHSLVDYVDGSVLAQLGNPDMRTPIANALAWPERIDSGVAPLDLFAIARLDFQAPDEQRFPCLRLARQAAEAGNSAPAVLNAANEVAVEAFLQRRIRFPEIAGMIEQVLDQEPVVPLPSLDAVFAADQRARELSREWLRRHGR from the coding sequence GTGAGCCGTCCGCAGCGGATTACCGTGCTGGGGGCCACCGGCTCCATTGGCCTGAGCACGCTGGATGTCATCGCGCGCCACCCCGACCGCTACCAGGTTTTTGCCCTGAGTGGCTATTCGCGTATCGACGAATTGCTGGCCCTGTGTGTGCGCCACCGCCCGGCGTTCGCCGTGGTGCCGGGCGCCGAGGCGGCCATGCGGCTGCGTGAAAGCCTGGTTGCGGCAGGCTGTGCCACCGAAGTGCTGGAAGGCGAGGCCGGGCTGTGCCAGGTGGCCTCTGCGCCAGAGGTGGATGCGGTGATGGCGGCCATTGTCGGCGCCGCCGGCCTGCGCCCCACCCTGGCGGCGGTCGAGGCGGGCAAGAAAGTGTTGCTGGCCAACAAGGAGGCGCTGGTCATGTCCGGCGCGCTGTTCATGGACGCGGTGCGGCGCAGTGGCGCCGTGCTGCTGCCGATCGACAGCGAGCACAACGCGATCTTCCAGTGCATGCCTGGCGACTACGCGCGCGGCCTGAGCGCCGTCGGCGTGCGCCGGATCCTGCTCACCGCCTCCGGTGGCCCGTTCCGCGAGACCCCTGTCGAGGCGCTGCTGGACGTCACCCCGGAGCAGGCCTGCGCACACCCCAACTGGTCCATGGGGCGCAAGATTTCCGTGGATTCGGCCAGCATGATGAACAAAGGCCTGGAACTGATCGAGGCCTGCTGGCTGTTCGATGCCGCACCGGCCAAGGTCGAGGTGGTGGTGCACCCACAGAGCGTGATCCACTCCCTGGTGGACTATGTGGACGGTTCGGTGCTGGCGCAGCTGGGTAACCCGGACATGCGCACGCCCATCGCCAACGCCCTGGCCTGGCCCGAGCGGATCGATTCCGGGGTGGCCCCGCTGGACCTGTTCGCCATAGCTCGTCTGGATTTCCAGGCGCCCGACGAACAGCGCTTCCCTTGCCTGCGCTTGGCGCGGCAGGCTGCCGAAGCCGGCAACAGCGCACCGGCCGTGCTCAATGCGGCCAACGAGGTTGCAGTCGAGGCATTTCTCCAGCGGCGTATCCGCTTTCCGGAGATCGCGGGTATGATCGAACAGGTGCTCGATCAGGAGCCCGTCGTACCGCTGCCGTCGCTGGACGCGGTGTTCGCCGCCGACCAGCGTGCCCGGGAGCTTTCCCGTGAGTGGCTGAGGCGTCACGGTCGCTGA
- the frr gene encoding ribosome recycling factor, with the protein MINDIKKDAQERMTKSLEALARNLAAIRTGRAHPSILDSVKVPAWGSEMPLNQVAAITVEDARTLKIVAHDKNLSAAIEKAILTSDLGLNPSSAGTTIRVPMPALTEETRKGYTKQASGVAEDAKVAVRNVRRDALADLKKLTKDKEISEDEERRAADEIQKLTDKYVAEVDAAFKAKEKDLMAV; encoded by the coding sequence ATGATCAACGACATCAAGAAAGACGCGCAGGAGCGCATGACCAAGTCCCTCGAGGCCCTGGCTCGCAACCTGGCGGCAATCCGCACCGGTCGCGCCCACCCAAGCATCCTGGACAGCGTCAAGGTCCCGGCCTGGGGTAGCGAGATGCCGCTGAACCAGGTGGCCGCGATCACCGTCGAAGATGCCCGTACCCTGAAGATCGTCGCCCACGACAAGAATCTGAGCGCCGCCATCGAGAAGGCCATCCTTACCTCCGACCTGGGCCTGAACCCGTCCAGCGCCGGTACCACCATCCGTGTGCCGATGCCGGCCCTGACCGAGGAAACCCGCAAGGGCTACACCAAGCAGGCCAGCGGCGTTGCCGAGGATGCCAAGGTAGCCGTGCGCAACGTGCGCCGTGATGCCCTGGCCGACCTGAAGAAGCTGACCAAGGACAAGGAAATCAGCGAAGACGAAGAGCGTCGTGCCGCTGACGAGATCCAGAAACTGACCGACAAGTACGTTGCCGAGGTCGATGCCGCCTTCAAAGCCAAGGAAAAGGACCTGATGGCCGTCTAA
- the lpxD gene encoding UDP-3-O-(3-hydroxymyristoyl)glucosamine N-acyltransferase has protein sequence MTVTMTLGQLAEALGATLKGPEALQITGLATLQEAGPGQLSFLANPQYRKFLDNSQAAAVLLKAADAEGFAGNALIVADPYLAYARISHLFDPKPKAVAGIHPSAVVAEDAQVDASASIGPFAVIESGARIAANVSVGAHCVVGARCVIGEGGWLAPRVTLYHDVTIGKRVVIQSGAVIGGEGFGFANEKGVWRKIAQIGGVTIGDDVEIGVNTAVDRGALSDTRIADGVKLDNQIQIAHNVQIGEHTAMAACVGISGSTRIGKHCTIAGGVGMVGHIDVCDNVFVSGMTMVTRSITEPGAYSSGTAMQPLAEWRKSAARIRHLDDMAKRLQQLEKRVDTVTSGGQPTSEG, from the coding sequence ATGACCGTGACCATGACGCTAGGCCAGTTGGCCGAGGCCCTCGGCGCCACCCTCAAGGGGCCCGAGGCGCTGCAGATTACCGGGCTGGCCACCTTGCAGGAGGCTGGCCCCGGTCAGTTGAGTTTCCTCGCCAACCCGCAGTACCGCAAATTCCTGGATAACAGCCAGGCGGCGGCGGTGCTGCTGAAGGCGGCGGACGCCGAAGGCTTTGCCGGCAATGCACTGATCGTCGCCGATCCCTACCTGGCCTACGCGCGCATTTCCCATCTGTTCGATCCCAAACCCAAGGCTGTGGCGGGTATTCATCCCAGCGCCGTGGTAGCCGAGGACGCGCAGGTGGATGCCAGTGCCAGCATCGGGCCGTTTGCGGTCATCGAAAGCGGTGCGCGCATCGCGGCCAATGTCAGCGTAGGTGCGCACTGCGTGGTCGGTGCCCGGTGCGTGATCGGTGAGGGCGGCTGGCTGGCTCCTCGGGTCACGCTGTACCATGATGTGACCATCGGCAAGCGTGTGGTCATCCAGTCGGGTGCGGTGATCGGCGGTGAGGGCTTCGGCTTTGCCAACGAGAAGGGCGTATGGCGCAAGATCGCCCAGATCGGTGGCGTGACCATCGGCGACGACGTTGAAATCGGTGTCAACACCGCGGTCGATCGCGGTGCGCTGTCGGACACGCGGATTGCTGACGGGGTCAAGCTCGACAACCAGATCCAGATCGCCCACAACGTGCAGATCGGTGAGCACACAGCCATGGCCGCCTGTGTCGGGATTTCCGGCAGCACGCGCATCGGCAAGCATTGCACCATCGCCGGCGGTGTCGGCATGGTTGGTCATATCGATGTCTGTGATAACGTTTTCGTGTCCGGGATGACCATGGTGACCCGTTCGATCACCGAACCGGGTGCCTACTCTTCCGGCACTGCCATGCAGCCACTGGCTGAATGGCGCAAGAGCGCCGCGCGTATCCGCCACCTGGACGACATGGCCAAGCGTCTCCAGCAGCTGGAAAAACGCGTCGATACCGTGACCTCAGGTGGCCAGCCGACATCAGAAGGCTGA